A part of Arthrobacter dokdonellae genomic DNA contains:
- a CDS encoding bifunctional 4-hydroxy-2-oxoglutarate aldolase/2-dehydro-3-deoxy-phosphogluconate aldolase translates to MNQTPEDFLAGLRAAKLVAIVRGTDRDAATAAALALMEEGFRYVEVALTTPDAPAAIAAIRASAPPGALVGAGTVLSVADVKDVVAAGAQFIVTPALADSIREAARRDLPVLAGALTPTEVHEGMNRGATLVKLFPAFIGGPRYVKALLDPFPSVPLVAVGGVGAADAAAYWDAGAAAVGPGSPLVGDAASPGGDLDALRARARDYLRTAAGHPRVDG, encoded by the coding sequence ATGAACCAAACACCGGAAGACTTTCTCGCAGGGCTCCGGGCAGCCAAGCTCGTGGCCATTGTGCGCGGCACGGACAGGGACGCCGCCACGGCCGCGGCGCTGGCCCTCATGGAGGAGGGCTTCCGTTACGTTGAAGTGGCCCTCACGACGCCGGACGCGCCCGCCGCCATTGCCGCCATCCGTGCATCGGCGCCCCCTGGTGCGCTTGTCGGCGCCGGCACGGTTTTGAGCGTCGCCGACGTCAAGGACGTGGTGGCGGCCGGAGCCCAGTTCATCGTCACGCCCGCACTGGCGGACTCCATCCGCGAGGCCGCCCGCCGGGACCTCCCGGTCCTGGCGGGAGCCCTGACCCCCACCGAAGTGCACGAGGGCATGAACCGCGGAGCCACCCTGGTCAAACTCTTCCCGGCGTTCATTGGCGGCCCACGCTACGTCAAGGCACTGCTGGATCCGTTCCCATCGGTCCCGCTGGTCGCCGTCGGCGGAGTCGGCGCCGCGGACGCCGCCGCCTACTGGGATGCCGGAGCCGCCGCAGTGGGACCCGGCAGCCCGCTGGTCGGTGACGCGGCATCGCCGGGCGGGGACCTGGATGCGCTGCGGGCCCGTGCCCGGGACTACCTGCGGACGGCGGCCGGCCACCCGCGCGTGGACGGCTGA